One segment of Niabella beijingensis DNA contains the following:
- the eat gene encoding ethanolamine permease — protein sequence MSEQPNQLKRSLNATMLWGLGVGYVISGMYFGWNLGLEKGGTLGMGLATLFISLMYITFTFSYTELACAIPKAGGAFDYAERTLGKDWAFFAGMAQNIEFIFAPPAIAFAIGAYFNLFFPQLSILSIAITAYIIFTALNISGVKAAATFELIITILAVGELLLFSGITLPHFQTGNLVKNALPNGWQGAFASIPFAIWFFLGIEGVANVAEETKDPQKTILKGFGSAILTLVVLCILTFVSSVGVAGWEAVVYTREGTPSDSPLPLALSHIVTGNNFLYHMLVTVGLFGLVASFHGIILAAGRSTFEFGRARFAPAGLGHINRRFQTPSTALLANMVIGIIALLTGKTSEIIILSVFGALTLYIISMIAVIKLHCKEPNLHRPFKAPFYPLFPMLALLLAVISFIAITIYNFKLALFYTGILLAGYLLFRIFYKQSL from the coding sequence ATGTCTGAGCAGCCCAATCAATTAAAACGATCACTGAATGCCACGATGCTCTGGGGACTGGGTGTGGGCTATGTTATTTCGGGCATGTACTTTGGCTGGAACCTCGGCCTTGAAAAGGGCGGCACCCTGGGTATGGGACTGGCCACCCTGTTCATCAGTCTTATGTACATCACGTTTACCTTCAGCTATACCGAACTGGCCTGTGCCATACCAAAGGCCGGTGGAGCTTTTGACTACGCGGAACGCACGCTGGGTAAGGACTGGGCTTTTTTTGCCGGAATGGCCCAGAACATTGAATTCATTTTTGCTCCTCCGGCCATTGCCTTTGCCATCGGCGCCTATTTTAATCTTTTTTTTCCGCAGCTTTCTATCCTGTCTATCGCCATCACCGCCTATATCATTTTTACAGCACTTAACATATCTGGTGTAAAAGCTGCGGCTACTTTTGAACTCATCATTACGATCCTGGCGGTAGGTGAGCTGCTGCTGTTCTCCGGCATCACCCTTCCGCATTTCCAGACCGGCAATCTTGTTAAGAATGCATTGCCCAACGGATGGCAGGGTGCTTTCGCCAGTATTCCTTTTGCCATCTGGTTCTTCCTGGGCATTGAAGGTGTGGCCAACGTGGCAGAGGAAACAAAGGATCCGCAAAAAACCATTTTAAAAGGATTTGGCTCTGCGATCCTCACACTTGTAGTATTATGCATACTCACCTTTGTCAGCTCTGTGGGCGTTGCCGGATGGGAGGCGGTGGTATACACCAGGGAAGGCACACCTTCCGATTCCCCCCTGCCCCTTGCACTTTCACATATCGTAACCGGAAATAATTTTTTGTACCACATGCTGGTGACCGTTGGCCTATTCGGACTGGTGGCCTCTTTCCACGGTATCATCCTCGCAGCGGGCCGCTCTACCTTTGAATTCGGAAGGGCGCGTTTTGCACCGGCCGGACTGGGGCATATCAACCGCAGGTTTCAAACACCCTCCACAGCGCTGCTGGCCAATATGGTCATCGGTATCATTGCGCTGCTCACCGGCAAAACCAGCGAGATCATCATCCTCTCCGTTTTTGGCGCCCTTACCCTGTACATCATTTCCATGATCGCTGTGATAAAGCTGCACTGTAAGGAGCCCAACCTGCACCGTCCCTTCAAAGCGCCTTTTTACCCGTTGTTCCCCATGCTGGCGCTCCTTCTTGCCGTGATCTCTTTCATCGCAATAACGATCTATAATTTCAAACTGGCCCTTTTTTATACCGGCATCCTGCTGGCAGGATACCTGCTCTTCCGTATCTTTTACAAGCAATCCTTATGA
- the prmA gene encoding 50S ribosomal protein L11 methyltransferase: MQLHEKYTAVIFKQVDEATAEKIIACLAEQADGFEEGNEELKAFFSGAGISTAALDDVARQLHVAYEAEELEAENWNALWESNFEPVVVDDFVAVRASFHPHFENVAHEILINPKMSFGTGHHATTWLMMQQMRSIGFAGARVFDFGTGTGILAILAEKLGAAEVIATDIDEWSIVNAQENTALNGCSGIGLIQSGTALQGGGFNVILANINKNVLLETIPQLREQLVAGGVLLLSGLLEEDAPEIVECAVDCGLGFDGKYLRNNWLCIKFHV; encoded by the coding sequence ATGCAATTACATGAGAAATATACAGCCGTTATTTTTAAACAGGTAGACGAAGCGACCGCGGAAAAGATCATTGCCTGTCTTGCAGAACAGGCAGATGGATTTGAGGAAGGAAATGAAGAACTGAAGGCGTTCTTCAGTGGTGCCGGCATTTCAACTGCAGCACTCGACGATGTTGCCCGCCAGCTGCATGTTGCTTATGAAGCAGAAGAGCTGGAGGCAGAGAACTGGAATGCCTTATGGGAGTCCAATTTTGAACCGGTAGTGGTAGACGATTTTGTAGCTGTACGTGCTTCTTTTCACCCGCATTTTGAAAATGTGGCGCATGAGATTCTTATCAACCCCAAGATGAGCTTTGGTACCGGGCACCATGCCACTACCTGGCTCATGATGCAGCAGATGCGCTCCATCGGTTTTGCCGGTGCAAGGGTGTTCGATTTCGGAACCGGAACCGGGATCCTCGCCATACTGGCGGAAAAACTGGGTGCTGCGGAAGTGATCGCCACGGATATTGATGAATGGAGCATTGTAAATGCACAGGAGAACACAGCGCTGAACGGCTGCAGCGGTATCGGGCTCATACAGTCGGGGACAGCCCTGCAGGGAGGCGGATTTAATGTGATACTGGCTAACATCAATAAGAATGTGTTACTGGAAACGATCCCTCAGTTGCGGGAACAACTGGTTGCGGGCGGAGTGCTGCTTTTGAGCGGATTGCTGGAGGAAGATGCGCCGGAAATTGTTGAATGCGCTGTGGATTGCGGGTTGGGATTTGATGGCAAATATCTGAGGAATAACTGGTTGTGTATTAAATTTCACGTGTAA
- a CDS encoding iron-containing alcohol dehydrogenase has translation MAFDKIYQYNFPTLIRFGAGSSNELGDYLKKNRLKRPLIVTDPTVAQLDFFKKIVANLQAAGITAEVFHNIHKNPVKSDVYKGTEVYDAALCDAIVGIGGGAALDVARAIVLRAEHREDLFKYDDLVGGDIYITNDVPHFITIPTTAGTGSEVGRSAIIADDETHQKKILFSPKLLARIVFADPLLTMDIPPAITAATGMDALTHNLEAYLVNIEHPMCDGIALQAIALIRNSIEKAVHHPDVESKSKMLIASLMGAVAFQKGLGVVHSLAHPLSALLDTHHGLANAVNLPYGMRFNIEGQEQKFKKIAEALELNDTSGNAVVNYLFELNTAINIPHRLSAIGVTEAHIEPLSGLAIADFAHPNNPKPVSKEAFRQLYQEAL, from the coding sequence ATGGCATTTGATAAAATTTACCAGTATAATTTCCCCACCCTTATCCGTTTTGGTGCGGGCTCCAGCAACGAGCTGGGGGATTATTTAAAAAAGAACAGATTAAAACGCCCGTTGATCGTAACCGACCCTACCGTTGCGCAACTAGATTTTTTCAAAAAGATCGTTGCCAACCTGCAGGCCGCCGGTATTACAGCGGAAGTGTTTCACAATATTCATAAAAATCCTGTAAAATCCGATGTGTATAAAGGAACGGAAGTATATGATGCCGCACTTTGCGATGCCATTGTTGGCATCGGCGGAGGCGCTGCGCTGGATGTGGCCAGGGCCATCGTGCTGCGTGCAGAGCACCGGGAAGACCTCTTCAAATATGATGACCTTGTGGGAGGCGATATCTATATCACCAATGACGTGCCTCATTTTATCACGATCCCCACTACTGCCGGTACCGGCAGCGAAGTAGGACGCAGTGCGATCATTGCAGATGATGAGACCCATCAGAAAAAAATATTATTCTCCCCCAAGCTGCTGGCCAGGATCGTATTTGCCGATCCTTTATTAACCATGGATATCCCGCCTGCCATTACGGCGGCTACCGGCATGGACGCGCTCACGCATAACCTGGAGGCCTACCTGGTGAACATCGAGCATCCGATGTGCGACGGCATCGCATTGCAGGCGATAGCACTCATCCGCAACTCCATAGAAAAAGCCGTTCACCATCCGGATGTGGAATCAAAGAGCAAAATGCTGATCGCTTCCCTGATGGGAGCCGTGGCCTTTCAAAAGGGCCTGGGTGTAGTGCACTCCCTGGCGCATCCGCTTTCGGCCCTGCTGGATACCCACCACGGACTGGCCAACGCCGTGAACCTGCCTTACGGGATGCGTTTTAATATCGAAGGGCAGGAACAGAAATTTAAAAAGATCGCGGAGGCGCTCGAATTGAACGATACCAGCGGGAACGCCGTCGTCAATTATTTATTTGAATTGAATACCGCCATCAACATCCCCCATCGGCTCAGTGCCATTGGCGTAACGGAAGCACATATTGAGCCGCTTTCCGGACTCGCCATCGCCGATTTCGCACATCCCAACAACCCGAAACCCGTATCTAAAGAGGCTTTCAGACAACTGTACCAGGAGGCATTATAA
- a CDS encoding gamma-glutamyl-gamma-aminobutyrate hydrolase family protein translates to MKIGLTYTGSEPKHSNYAKWIEGSDAIEVVTLSAALNNLEEVTSCEGIVLSGGVDVSPEYYSGDTTYANAPDVFNKQRDDFEAAVFHMTQELRLPVLGICRGMQLINCLYGGTLIQDLGAKNEVHRVANGLDKVHGITITAGTILHEALGSVHCAVNSAHHQAIGRIGSSLRITASSPDGVAEAMERVQAAGAPFLLCVQWHPERMYHFGLENTPASRGIRKKFLDTIKTI, encoded by the coding sequence ATGAAGATCGGATTAACCTATACCGGTTCGGAACCGAAGCATTCCAATTATGCAAAATGGATCGAAGGTTCCGATGCCATTGAAGTGGTCACGCTTTCGGCTGCACTCAACAACCTGGAGGAAGTAACCTCCTGTGAGGGCATTGTGCTTTCAGGAGGTGTGGATGTATCTCCGGAATACTATTCCGGGGATACCACATACGCCAATGCCCCGGACGTCTTCAATAAACAACGGGACGATTTTGAAGCAGCTGTTTTTCATATGACACAGGAGCTACGCCTGCCCGTACTGGGCATCTGTCGTGGCATGCAGCTCATCAACTGTCTTTACGGGGGCACCCTCATCCAGGACCTCGGAGCAAAAAATGAAGTGCATCGCGTGGCCAACGGTCTTGATAAGGTACACGGTATCACCATTACCGCAGGCACGATCCTCCATGAGGCATTGGGCAGCGTTCATTGTGCCGTGAACAGCGCGCACCACCAGGCCATTGGCCGCATTGGTAGTAGCTTGCGGATCACCGCCAGCTCCCCCGATGGCGTTGCAGAAGCGATGGAACGCGTACAAGCGGCCGGGGCTCCGTTCCTCCTTTGTGTACAGTGGCACCCGGAACGGATGTATCATTTCGGACTGGAAAACACGCCCGCATCCCGGGGAATACGAAAGAAATTTTTAGACACCATAAAAACCATCTGA
- a CDS encoding aldehyde dehydrogenase family protein — protein MNVINPATEEPIATLTEDDQQTLQDKWQRLKAAQPAWQARSLEARIAIVKQFSTLLEANKTTLSQVLTSEVGKPLAQSVNEINGAIGRINWLTANAVTYLKDEVMQQGPQMEERIVYEPLGVIANISAWNYPYLVGVNVFVPALLAGNAVLYKPSEYASLTGLEIERLWKEAGLEADLFLTAVGTGAVGALLLDLSFDGYFFTGSYRTGSAIYKKLAEKMVPCQCELGGKDPLYVTDAVTDIAAVAAATADGAFYNNGQSCCSVERIYVHEKNYEAYLAAFVKEVQSWKTGAPTESGVYFGPLTRKEQLTVLEAQIEDALQKGARLLTGGKRAAGKGYYFEPTVLTDVTAGMLVMKDESFGPLIGIMKVKDDEEAIVQMKDTEYGLTAAVYCTEQSRAERILQQVNAGTGYWNCCDRVSAALPWSGRQHSGFGATLSHAGLRAFTKPKAYHLKRE, from the coding sequence ATGAACGTGATCAACCCCGCTACAGAAGAGCCGATCGCAACACTTACAGAAGACGATCAGCAAACCCTCCAGGATAAATGGCAACGCTTGAAAGCCGCCCAGCCTGCCTGGCAGGCCCGTTCGCTTGAAGCCCGCATCGCCATTGTAAAACAATTCAGTACATTGCTGGAAGCCAATAAAACAACCCTTTCACAGGTACTCACCAGCGAAGTAGGCAAGCCGCTCGCACAATCCGTAAACGAGATCAACGGCGCCATTGGCAGGATCAACTGGCTTACCGCAAACGCTGTCACCTATCTTAAAGACGAGGTCATGCAGCAGGGCCCCCAGATGGAAGAACGTATCGTATACGAGCCCCTAGGTGTTATTGCCAATATCTCTGCATGGAATTATCCTTACCTGGTAGGGGTCAATGTATTTGTACCGGCCCTGCTTGCGGGCAACGCGGTTTTATACAAGCCTTCCGAATATGCTTCCCTTACCGGGCTTGAAATAGAGCGGCTGTGGAAAGAAGCCGGCCTAGAAGCTGATCTTTTTTTAACAGCCGTCGGAACCGGCGCTGTTGGTGCGCTTCTCCTGGACCTGTCTTTTGACGGATACTTCTTTACCGGCAGTTACAGAACAGGCAGTGCCATCTATAAAAAGCTGGCGGAAAAAATGGTGCCCTGCCAGTGCGAGCTGGGAGGTAAAGATCCGTTGTATGTAACTGATGCGGTAACCGACATTGCCGCAGTGGCAGCGGCCACAGCTGACGGCGCGTTTTACAACAATGGACAAAGCTGCTGTTCGGTAGAACGGATCTATGTGCATGAAAAAAACTACGAGGCCTATCTTGCGGCATTTGTAAAAGAAGTACAGTCGTGGAAAACAGGTGCTCCTACGGAGAGCGGCGTGTATTTTGGTCCGCTTACGCGTAAAGAACAGCTCACAGTGCTCGAGGCTCAGATTGAGGATGCCCTTCAGAAAGGAGCACGCTTGCTTACGGGAGGTAAAAGAGCGGCGGGAAAGGGCTACTATTTTGAGCCGACAGTACTTACGGATGTAACTGCCGGCATGCTCGTTATGAAAGACGAATCTTTCGGTCCGCTCATCGGCATCATGAAGGTAAAGGACGACGAGGAAGCCATTGTTCAAATGAAAGACACGGAATACGGGCTTACCGCAGCCGTGTACTGCACGGAACAATCGAGGGCGGAGCGGATCCTGCAACAGGTCAATGCCGGAACGGGCTATTGGAATTGCTGCGACCGGGTGAGTGCAGCACTTCCCTGGAGCGGGCGGCAGCATTCAGGCTTTGGGGCTACGCTCTCCCATGCAGGACTCCGTGCATTTACAAAACCAAAAGCATATCACCTGAAACGGGAATGA
- a CDS encoding MATE family efflux transporter, which yields MNYKKEARNTLLLAFPIILGEIAQISLHLVDTAMIGALGYKELAAAALVLNVINIPFVLGIGVTISVAQMVSLAHGRFDRQLISHYLYNGFILCTIAAIIIAAAIVAGTEILYHLDQDPEVVAYAAPLMRIMGISIIPMILFMTLKQFADGLQYTKTAMVLSLTAIPLNAFLNWVFIYGHWGVPEFGLIGAGYATLITRVLIFVALALVVLNHRVFRPYIAVAKNQWKLSRATFRQLLKIGIPSSLQIGMEAGAFAVSGILMGTIHATTQAAHQIALSCASFTFMVSMGLSQAGSIRVSTAFGARDMKRISVIGKSTIVLALIYGSFCCLLFILLRNQLPHLFNKNTEVLSLAATFLLLAAVFQISDSIQAISAGLLRGIKDVNVPTIFIAIAYWALGIPVGCLLAFHFNMGGVGIWLGLIVGLTVSALFLTFRFLKKARERMVV from the coding sequence ATGAATTACAAGAAGGAGGCCAGAAATACATTACTGCTCGCATTTCCCATCATACTGGGCGAAATTGCGCAGATTTCCTTGCACCTGGTAGACACCGCGATGATCGGAGCACTGGGTTATAAGGAGCTGGCTGCTGCTGCGTTGGTATTGAACGTTATCAATATTCCGTTTGTACTGGGCATTGGCGTTACGATCTCTGTGGCACAAATGGTTTCCCTGGCGCATGGGAGATTCGATCGCCAGCTGATCTCCCATTATCTTTACAACGGGTTTATACTTTGCACCATTGCAGCCATTATTATAGCGGCCGCCATTGTTGCCGGAACCGAAATATTATATCACCTCGACCAGGATCCGGAAGTGGTTGCCTATGCGGCACCATTGATGCGGATTATGGGGATCTCCATTATACCGATGATCCTGTTTATGACGCTGAAGCAATTTGCAGATGGCCTGCAATACACCAAAACCGCCATGGTATTGTCATTGACGGCGATACCGCTGAATGCCTTCCTGAACTGGGTGTTTATCTACGGGCACTGGGGGGTGCCGGAATTCGGGTTGATCGGTGCGGGCTATGCCACGCTGATCACGCGTGTTCTTATTTTTGTTGCACTGGCGCTGGTTGTACTGAATCACCGCGTATTCCGTCCTTATATAGCCGTAGCGAAAAACCAGTGGAAACTCAGCAGGGCCACGTTCCGGCAATTGCTGAAAATAGGGATCCCCAGCAGTCTTCAGATCGGGATGGAAGCCGGTGCATTTGCTGTTTCGGGTATATTGATGGGCACCATTCATGCTACTACGCAGGCAGCGCACCAGATCGCTCTCAGCTGCGCCTCCTTTACATTCATGGTATCCATGGGCCTTTCACAAGCCGGCTCCATCCGCGTCAGCACGGCTTTTGGCGCCAGGGATATGAAACGGATCTCCGTCATCGGCAAAAGCACCATTGTGCTTGCACTGATCTACGGGTCATTTTGCTGCCTGCTGTTTATTTTGCTGCGGAACCAACTTCCCCATCTTTTTAACAAAAATACCGAAGTGCTTTCACTGGCCGCCACCTTCCTGTTGCTGGCAGCTGTGTTCCAGATCTCCGATTCCATCCAGGCCATCAGTGCCGGGTTGTTGCGGGGCATTAAAGATGTAAATGTTCCCACTATTTTTATTGCCATCGCCTATTGGGCGCTGGGTATTCCGGTGGGCTGCCTGCTGGCCTTTCATTTTAATATGGGTGGTGTGGGCATCTGGCTGGGGCTGATCGTCGGACTTACTGTCTCGGCGTTGTTCTTAACATTCCGGTTTCTGAAAAAAGCGAGGGAGCGTATGGTTGTATAG
- a CDS encoding DUF445 domain-containing protein, giving the protein MSNAINSTDAIKAAQLRKHKTLATGLFLLMMAVFLVCVYLLKTKTDVWIGYVKAFAEAAMVGALADWFAVTALFHHPLGLPIPHTNLIENSKKSIGDNLGDFVVSNFLTAKTLRPYIDRLELSTVTAAWLAKAQNVELLVGEASRLLKRMVETSDAAMITGFIARKAGSLLEEVRLNEVVANGLNLIIDRGDHERVLNFVLVKVRNYVIENEALVKQRVKEQSHFLIPGFVNNYIAAKLTSGIATYLQEIEKDPQHRIRKDFNKQLRAFTETLKTSPEWQRDLDALKQELLTRNKLEQYAGAIWKRLQAQVLQDLSAEDSALRKYFKKSVEELAASLQHDPQMRVKIDSWIRYNAYNYILRNTKQAGILISSTVGNWEGKELSNKLELEVGKDLQFIRINGTLVGGIVGLLIYTLSRLL; this is encoded by the coding sequence ATGAGCAATGCAATTAATTCCACGGATGCAATAAAAGCTGCGCAGTTACGGAAACATAAAACACTGGCAACGGGATTGTTTTTACTGATGATGGCCGTGTTTCTGGTTTGCGTATACCTGTTAAAAACGAAGACCGATGTTTGGATCGGTTATGTCAAAGCCTTTGCGGAGGCAGCAATGGTGGGTGCACTGGCCGATTGGTTTGCCGTAACAGCCCTGTTCCATCATCCCCTGGGACTGCCCATTCCGCATACCAATCTTATTGAAAACAGTAAGAAAAGCATTGGCGATAACCTGGGCGATTTTGTTGTTTCCAATTTTTTAACTGCAAAAACATTGCGTCCTTATATCGACCGGCTCGAATTAAGCACTGTTACCGCTGCATGGCTGGCGAAGGCTCAGAACGTGGAGCTGCTGGTAGGCGAAGCCTCCAGGTTGCTCAAGCGGATGGTGGAAACCTCGGATGCTGCGATGATCACCGGTTTTATCGCCCGCAAAGCGGGATCGCTGCTGGAAGAGGTCCGGCTGAATGAAGTGGTGGCAAACGGACTGAACCTGATCATCGACCGGGGCGATCATGAGCGGGTGCTGAATTTTGTGCTGGTAAAAGTGCGGAACTATGTGATCGAAAACGAAGCCTTGGTGAAACAGCGGGTGAAGGAACAGAGTCATTTCCTGATCCCGGGATTTGTAAACAATTATATCGCCGCCAAACTTACCAGTGGCATTGCAACCTATCTGCAGGAAATAGAAAAAGATCCGCAACACAGGATCCGGAAGGATTTTAACAAACAACTGCGGGCATTTACAGAAACGCTGAAGACAAGTCCCGAGTGGCAGCGCGATCTGGACGCTTTAAAACAAGAACTGCTTACCCGGAATAAGCTGGAGCAATATGCCGGGGCGATCTGGAAGCGGCTGCAGGCACAGGTACTTCAGGACCTTTCGGCTGAAGATTCCGCATTGCGTAAGTATTTTAAGAAATCTGTTGAGGAACTGGCTGCCAGCCTGCAGCACGATCCGCAAATGCGTGTAAAGATCGATAGCTGGATCCGCTATAATGCCTATAATTATATCCTGCGCAATACAAAACAGGCCGGCATACTCATCAGCAGCACGGTGGGCAACTGGGAAGGGAAGGAGCTGAGCAATAAGCTGGAGCTGGAAGTAGGAAAGGACCTGCAATTCATCCGGATCAACGGCACCCTGGTCGGCGGTATTGTAGGCCTGCTCATCTATACCCTCAGCCGTTTATTGTAA
- a CDS encoding glutamine synthetase family protein codes for MTTKEILQYVKNHASGKVKIAYVDIDGVLRGKYISAKKFLNIAEKDTSFCDVIFGWDAVDVAYDNCAYTGWQTGYPDAPARIDLTTFRKIPWENDLPFFLGALVDAAGNPAAVCPRQLLKKVLGDAQQMGYHPVSAQEFEWYNFSETPQTAADKGFHNLEPLTPGMFGYSILRSTLKNSFFTDLFEDLRKFDVPLEGIHTETGPGTYEAAIEYSDLITAADRATLFKTAVKEIAYRHGIMATFMAKINETLPGCGGHVHQSLMDKTGKKNVFYDARDKQQISQTFRQYIAGQLYCLPFILPMFAPTINSYKRLVEGAWAPTTLTWGIDNRTVALRVLQQSAAACRLETRVIGADVNPYLAMAAAVASGLYGIRHQLKLVQPAQVGNGYLETDYGVLPRTLEQATAAMKASPVAHELFGERFTGHFVSTREWEWKQHLKTVTDWELKRYFEII; via the coding sequence ATGACAACAAAAGAAATCCTTCAGTACGTAAAAAATCACGCCTCCGGCAAAGTAAAGATCGCCTACGTGGATATCGACGGTGTCCTGCGCGGCAAATACATTTCTGCAAAAAAATTCCTGAACATCGCAGAAAAAGACACTTCTTTCTGTGATGTGATCTTCGGCTGGGACGCCGTTGATGTGGCCTATGATAACTGTGCATATACCGGCTGGCAAACGGGGTATCCTGATGCGCCGGCGAGAATTGATCTGACCACCTTCCGGAAAATTCCCTGGGAGAACGATCTCCCATTCTTTCTCGGAGCACTCGTTGATGCTGCAGGTAATCCGGCCGCGGTTTGTCCGCGCCAGCTGCTGAAAAAGGTACTGGGCGATGCACAGCAAATGGGTTATCATCCTGTTTCCGCCCAGGAATTTGAATGGTACAATTTTTCGGAAACCCCGCAAACAGCAGCAGATAAAGGGTTTCACAACCTCGAGCCGCTCACACCAGGCATGTTCGGCTATTCCATATTGAGGAGTACACTGAAGAACAGCTTTTTCACGGACCTGTTTGAAGACCTCCGGAAATTTGATGTACCGCTGGAGGGCATTCATACGGAAACCGGTCCGGGCACCTATGAGGCCGCTATCGAGTATTCAGACCTGATCACCGCCGCCGACCGCGCCACGTTGTTTAAAACCGCCGTAAAAGAGATCGCTTACCGACATGGCATCATGGCTACTTTTATGGCAAAGATCAATGAAACGCTTCCCGGCTGCGGCGGGCATGTGCACCAGAGCCTGATGGATAAAACGGGTAAGAAGAATGTTTTTTATGACGCCCGGGACAAACAGCAGATCAGCCAGACCTTCCGGCAATACATTGCCGGCCAGCTGTACTGCCTTCCGTTTATACTTCCGATGTTTGCGCCTACCATCAACAGTTACAAGCGGCTGGTGGAAGGGGCCTGGGCTCCTACCACGCTCACCTGGGGCATCGACAACCGCACGGTGGCCCTGCGCGTGCTGCAACAAAGTGCCGCAGCCTGCCGGCTGGAAACAAGAGTGATCGGCGCTGATGTGAACCCTTATCTCGCAATGGCCGCCGCTGTCGCCTCCGGACTTTACGGGATCCGGCACCAGTTAAAACTGGTACAGCCGGCACAGGTAGGGAACGGGTATCTTGAAACGGATTATGGCGTATTGCCGCGTACCCTGGAACAGGCAACAGCTGCCATGAAAGCATCCCCGGTAGCGCATGAACTCTTTGGGGAACGATTTACCGGACACTTCGTAAGCACGCGTGAGTGGGAATGGAAGCAGCACCTGAAGACCGTTACCGATTGGGAGCTGAAACGATATTTTGAGATCATCTGA